The Vairimorpha necatrix chromosome 1, complete sequence genome contains a region encoding:
- a CDS encoding elongation factor 2 (EF2) — translation MVDFHINKVHNLMENQKNIRNISVIAHVDHGKSTLTDTLVIKAKIVSKDSGGGRYMDTRKDEQDRGITIKSTAISLHTKLDQEVIDAYTKPGDINGTEFLINLIDSPGHVDFSSEVTAALRVTDGALVVVDCVEGICVQTETVLNQAMEERIVPTLVLNKLDRAILELEFSQTKLAESLRRRCEGFNAKLSQLGHTFKVESLMPEKNEISFCSGLQGWGFTLRTFARFYFHKFKLSGFEGEKRLSMFLWSIQVSCSSSDPFDPNMKHVKKPNPEMSPFVVYVLNPIYKVRDLCNEGKIEEIKEYLKLFNVDFKNVVLMGEGKSLFKVVMRTWLPAAECLLEQIVLKLPSPLQSQAVRFDHLYEGPADDEIAQAIKRCDPSEDAPVMMYVSKMVPGNDNRFIAFGRVLSGSIQPGMKIRVQEPGYSPSCTTNANKTLVHNKSVLRTVVMMGRSNKDIPSCPAGNIVGIVGIDDCLKKTGTITNVESAYNIKSMKFSVSPVVKVAVNAKKAEDLGKLQEGLNKLAQSDPLCLVERNDKGQSTIACAGALHLEICLKDLEELYAKVPIIYDEPLVTYFEGVTEAVTVPKMTKSANKHNRLYMTVEPLTEDLTKSLNDVKSDNQKQLAANFREILNINEDWVKKIWSMAPELSPENMLVDGSKGISIIGEIKEHLSTGFKVAVGEGPLIGETMKGVRFDLKDATLHADSIHRGINQLLQPTIKLCKGLLLAADPVLYEPIFKVDIVTPDEYVGTVTTILCGKRGNAEEFTSMAGNVTTLIEGTLPVRESFTFNEELKSATQGKAGASLSFSHYAVLPGSLSDEGSLMAKTVAQVRQIKKINSSLNPEDWFDRL, via the coding sequence ATGGTAGACTTTCACATTAACAAAGTTCATAATTTAAtggaaaatcaaaaaaatattagaaacaTTTCGGTCATTGCTCATGTAGATCATGGGAAGAGTACATTGACTGATACATTAGTCATCAAAGCTAAGATTGTATCAAAAGATTCTGGTGGTGGAAGATATATGGATACTAGGAAAGATGAGCAGGATAGAGGTATTACTATCAAGAGTACAGCTATTTCCCTACATACCAAATTGGACCAAGAAGTTATTGACGCGTACACCAAGCCAGGTGACATAAATGGTACTGAATTTTTGATCAATTTAATTGACAGCCCCGGGCACGTAGATTTTAGTAGTGAAGTTACAGCAGCTTTAAGAGTCACTGATGGTGCTTTAGTAGTAGTCGACTGTGTAGAAGGAATTTGTGTACAGACAGAAACAGTACTGAACCAGGCCATGGAGGAAAGAATCGTCCCAACATTAGTTCTCAATAAATTAGACAGAGCCATCTTAGAATTAGAATTTTCACAGACCAAATTAGCAGAAAGTTTAAGAAGAAGATGCGAAGGATTTAACGCCAAACTTTCTCAGTTAGGCCACACATTCAAGGTTGAGTCTTTGATGCCAgaaaaaaacgaaatttctttttgcTCAGGTTTACAAGGCTGGGGATTTACTCTTAGAACTTTTGCCAGATTCTATTTTCACAAGTTTAAATTATCTGGGTTTGAAGGCGAAAAAAGACTTTCTATGTTCTTATGGAGTATTCAAGTGTCTTGTAGTTCTTCTGATCCATTCGATCCAAATATGAAACACGTCAAAAAGCCCAATCCAGAGATGTCTCCTTTCGTGgtttatgttttaaatcCAATTTACAAGGTCAGAGATTTGTGCAATGAAGGCAAgatagaagaaattaagGAATATCTAAAGTTATTCAATGTTGATTTTAAGAATGTAGTATTAATGGGAGAAGGTAAGTCCTTGTTTAAAGTTGTAATGAGAACTTGGCTCCCTGCCGCAGAATGTCTTTTAGAGCAGATTGTTCTTAAGTTGCCCAGTCCTCTTCAGTCTCAAGCTGTAAGATTTGATCATCTCTACGAAGGTCCTGCCGACGACGAAATTGCCCAGGCAATTAAGAGATGCGATCCCTCTGAAGATGCACCAGTAATGATGTATGTTTCAAAGATGGTACCAGGGAATGATAATAGATTTATAGCCTTTGGTAGAGTTTTGTCTGGGTCTATCCAACCAGGAATGAAGATTAGAGTCCAAGAGCCCGGATATTCTCCGTCTTGTACTACTAATGCCAATAAGACTTTGGTTCATAATAAATCAGTATTGAGAACAGTAGTCATGATGGGAAGAAGTAACAAGGATATTCCAAGTTGTCCTGCTGGGAACATTGTGGGTATCGTCGGTATTGATGATTGTCTTAAGAAAACTGGTACTATTACGAATGTAGAAAGTGCCTACAATATCAAATCCATGAAATTTTCAGTCTCCCCTGTAGTGAAAGTTGCAGTCAATGCCAAGAAGGCAGAAGATCTCGGAAAATTACAAGAAGGTCTCAATAAATTAGCTCAGTCAGATCCTTTGTGCTTAGTAGAAAGGAATGATAAGGGACAAAGTACAATTGCCTGTGCGGGTGCTTTACATTTAGAAATCTGCCTTAAAGATTTAGAAGAATTATATGCCAAGGTGCCTATTATTTATGACGAGCCACTTGTCACTTATTTTGAGGGTGTTACTGAGGCAGTCACTGTCCCTAAGATGACTAAGTCGGCCAATAAGCATAATAGGCTTTACATGACAGTGGAACCTCTGACTGAAGATTTGACTAAATCTCTCAATGACGTGAAATCAGATAATCAGAAGCAGCTCGCCGCCAATTTTAGAGAGATCTTGAATATTAATGAAGACTGGGTTAAGAAGATCTGGTCTATGGCTCCCGAGTTGAGTCCTGAAAATATGCTAGTAGATGGATCAAAGGGTATTTCTATTATCGGAGAAATTAAAGAACATTTAAGCACTGGTTTCAAGGTTGCAGTAGGAGAAGGCCCACTCATTGGAGAGACGATGAAGGGAGTGAGATTTGATTTAAAGGATGCTACTCTTCATGCGGATTCTATTCATAGAGGAATTAATCAATTATTACAGCCCACTATTAAATTATGCAAGGGTCTTTTACTTGCTGCTGACCCAGTTTTATATGAGCCCATTTTCAAGGTTGACATTGTCACCCCTGACGAGTATGTCGGAACTGTCACTACTATTTTATGTGGTAAGAGAGGAAATGCTGAGGAATTTACTAGTATGGCGGGAAATGTCACTACACTTATTGAGGGTACTTTACCAGTAAGAGAGTCTTTTACTTTTAATGAAGAATTGAAATCTGCTACTCAGGGTAAAGCAGGTGCTTCTTTGTCTTTCTCTCATTATGCTGTACTTCCTGGGTCTCTTTCTGATGAAGGAAGTTTGATGGCCAAGACAGTTGCTCAAGTTCGACAGATTAAGAAGATTAATTCATCTTTGAATCCCGAAGACTGGTTCGATagattataa
- a CDS encoding protein transport protein SEC13 → MDVHKETIQSIKKDIFEKRIVTTSIDGIIRIFENKSQPDNALDFSLECEIKSDHGSCLKAVFMHNNEYIAASFSSGMLLILKKDFKNSYAIKYEHQVYTGVINDISSSYNNKYNIHCACADGKIRTVSFQEGENLQVSEITAHRFGISTIDSNSNFIVSGGIDYSIAIWENEKEIVRFRDHSCYVREVCIAPDNIFSILCFASCGDDGKVFIYWKYKEEYLKQEIVLDGPVYSLIWSKSGFTLSIGYGSNKFKCYEPKKDGKFEEVELIKEN, encoded by the coding sequence ATGGATGTGCATAAAGAAACCATACaaagtattaaaaaagacatttttgaaaaaagaaTAGTTACAACATCTATTGATGGAataataagaatttttgaGAATAAAAGCCAGCCCGACAATGCTCTCGATTTCTCTCTAGAATGTGAAATTAAATCTGATCATGGCTCATGTTTAAAAGCTGTTTTTATGCATAATAATGAATACATAGCCGCATCTTTTTCGTCTGGTAtgttattaatattaaaaaaagatttcaAAAATTCATATGCCATAAAATATGAACATCAAGTTTATACAGGCGttataaatgatatttcATCATCttataacaataaatataatattcatTGTGCATGTGCAGACGGCAAAATTAGAACAGTAAGTTTCCAAGAAGGAGAGAATCTTCAAGTTTCAGAAATTACTGCTCATAGGTTTGGAATTTCTACCATTGATTCtaattcaaattttattgtttcaGGTGGAATTGACTATTCAATTGCCATATGGgaaaatgaaaaagaaattgtaAGATTCAGAGATCATAGTTGTTATGTAAGAGAAGTTTGTATAGCTCctgataatatttttagtattCTTTGTTTTGCTTCATGTGGTGACGATGgtaaagtttttatatattggaaatataaagaagaatatttaaaacaagaaatTGTTCTTGATGGGCCTGTTTACAGTTTAATCTGGAGCAAATCAGGATTTACATTGAGCATTGGATATGGatcaaacaaatttaaatgttATGAACCAAAGAAAGATGGGAAATTCGAAGAAGTTGAAttaattaaagaaaattaa
- a CDS encoding polar tube protein 3 (PTP3) → MRKNLYLVLIVRILGRILKSDRRGSSLKRSSLRSHTIITSDTVHDDPDHVDVDLRNKNKGNRKNQHTGTVIHVRKKSVHGHHHHHHHFPPSPPEEHVRREVIRPEVSPHTGLTDEEVEKALKETPNTSAPMVYSSMKEVKPGVNPELDKTLTVQKMMEEFRNFLPKVGDATNEVLKDAGEILERAPNGDISAPYVDRNGNPTGFSYGEEAEHYIKKAAPLIATVEPLEHPLEQVNKNIDETIVGPVPSAEHTAQYEFEDLVEHGVPPEKAAKLAERIEQSITNEKAERTRLANALKDNAKESFEAANHQDLLAEIEQEKIDDANKMIETMNEETIKQTIFPQLHPIHMNEEELGFLRQLGNQLTPKEIGRRMFEAFELSKEGGGSPEDAMKAAARTGYLLSEFNNEVRKGVPPEIATDLIKERANIRDAVEQRRSFVQNNGPEIAQLVSENTKLVQEAARKIAQNPENKKEVMNELDSKMKKLASDHASYIHETSNKKNIHIPRKAADDLIDETKNINSEILHIAHSSPVVAKDIIKKGLDNSRQAAEIFHETLDYVDELEKRHSPLPKSALKLLNEAKKEQQLDEMARKSAEAEQKLKDEIAKEHKDAEVMATEEKIASENKAKKIQEEGLKAADRILKAGGTISEARAAKNFAEQKFANALASKEASIRQDVLRSLSNDVDPQKAAKIATHFATAHTGENAVGKTKDEVVKNEMEERKKEALEKAFYSDFSNEKVDILKVIPPDSTEVNISNSVIKFPLNTFIDEKPKDKGEEFVKNRTDVLSNIVRNTVTRNQVNSGLNTIQTSDGFLNMGENSNKIHVQKAVAFMKPSGKIQMEREGIDTSNWKSRHNQGERPGVPDGELYYEAEVNNADIPLPSPLNNAPGKFISNGDEQLDANYIDELHIKTGTLEQVPWNEFSDLVKPRLNLYPNEEEKIQEITELTNAMAEQRKKEELDSIKIYSFTNPDGEKHITTVPQYGITETFEEEEAMKRLSNIDPDKNIAISETPTESKKEPIINSLDNVPDDEILEKYVDNTIAEGKAKQKANRFVSPINGFTNQEDKEKSELVQTEKFDITKHMINDTSEASLVKNEMIKKTTAFANALHISKEEFVDLIKKIPDSTIYKMDKFNSEPTSNPTKILEEDFVKVLTNISSNVSSSNLISYIFNSISVVTGKPNNVSSTILEQNIVPNLKIVENVTTTRTPNGTNVTSTLEPPKPGSTVLNEVVTSGMPNISTGLNTSYPYPDPTKKPIRQQDNIVRNPGPNPLIVARPPYTQNTNTSFNIPNSPSNAIPSLIPEVSTQLPQRTPTRPPGTAGTAGTAGTPPNRGTVPVLALQPDLAPRPRLGIASSTQR, encoded by the coding sequence atgagaaaaaatttatatttagtaCTAATAGTTAGAATACTAGGAAGAATACTCAAATCCGATAGAAGAGGAAGTAGTTTAAAGCGTAGTTCATTAAGATCTCATACTATAATAACTAGCGACACTGTACATGATGACCCGGACCATGTAGATGTTgatttaagaaataaaaataaaggtAACAGAAAAAATCAACACACAGGAACAGTAATTCACGTTAGAAAGAAGAGCGTTCATGGTCATCATCACCACCATCATCATTTCCCTCCAAGTCCGCCAGAGGAACATGTTAGGAGAGAAGTAATAAGGCCAGAAGTATCTCCGCATACTGGGTTAACTGACGAAGAAGTGGAGAAAGCGCTGAAAGAAACTCCTAATACATCTGCGCCGATGGTTTATTCATCAATGAAAGAAGTAAAACCAGGTGTAAATCCAGAGCTTGATAAGACTTTAACTGTGCAAAAAATGATGGAAGAGTTCAGAAACTTCTTACCAAAGGTTGGAGATGCTACAAATGAGGTATTAAAAGATGCAGGTGAAATATTAGAACGCGCTCCCAATGGCGATATAAGTGCACCGTACGTAGATCGTAACGGAAACCCTACTGGATTTAGCTATGGTGAAGAAGCTGaacattatattaaaaaagcaGCGCCTTTGATAGCAACTGTCGAACCTCTTGAACATCCTCTAGAACAAGTTAACAAGAATATTGATGAAACAATTGTTGGACCTGTTCCATCTGCAGAACATACTGCGCAATACGAATTCGAAGATCTAGTAGAACACGGCGTACCTCCAGAAAAAGCAGCTAAATTAGCAGAAAGAATCGAGCAAAGTATTACCAATGAAAAGGCAGAAAGAACAAGATTAGCGAACGCTCTAAAGGACAATGCAAAAGAAAGTTTTGAAGCTGCAAATCATCAAGATTTATTGGCAGAAATTGAACAAGAGAAAATAGATGACGCAAATAAGATGATCGAAACTATGAACGAAGAGACAATTAAGCAGACTATATTCCCGCAGCTACATCCAATTCACATGAATGAAGAAGAACTTGGATTTTTGAGACAATTAGGAAATCAATTAACACCAAAAGAAATCGGCCGACGTATGTTTGAAGCATTTGAATTGTCTAAAGAAGGTGGTGGTTCACCTGAAGATGCAATGAAAGCAGCTGCAAGAACTGGTTACCTACTTTCAGAGTTTAATAATGAAGTAAGAAAAGGAGTTCCACCTGAAATAGCAActgatttaataaaagaacGAGCAAATATTCGAGATGCCGTCGAACAAAGAAGATCTTTCGTACAAAATAATGGACCAGAAATAGCTCAATTGGTCTCGGAAAATACCAAATTAGTTCAAGAAGCAGCAAGAAAAATCGCGCAAAATCCagagaataaaaaagaagtgatGAATGAACTCGATTCAAAGATGAAAAAGTTAGCTTCAGACCATGCGAGTTATATACACGAGACATccaataaaaagaatattcaTATTCCAAGAAAAGCCGCAGATGATTTAATAGATGAGAcgaaaaatattaacagTGAAATTTTGCACATTGCTCATAGTTCTCCTGTAGTTGCCAAAGATATTATTAAGAAAGGATTGGATAATTCAAGACAAGCTGCCGAAATATTCCATGAAACTCTCGATTACGTAGATGAACTCGAGAAGAGACACAGCCCGCTACCTAAATCTGCTTTGAAATTACTTAATGAAGCCAAAAAAGAACAGCAGTTAGATGAAATGGCTAGGAAGAGTGCGGAAGCGGAGCAAAAACTTAAAGATGAAATTGCTAAAGAACATAAAGATGCAGAAGTTATGGCTACAGAAGAAAAGATAGCATCCGAGAATAAGGCAAAGAAGATTCAAGAAGAAGGATTGAAAGCGGCCGACAGAATACTTAAAGCAGGTGGTACAATAAGTGAAGCCAGAGCTGCGAAGAATTTCGCAGAGCAGAAGTTTGCAAATGCTTTAGCGAGCAAAGAGGCTTCGATCCGACAAGATGTTCTAAGATCTTTAAGCAATGATGTTGATCCACAAAAAGCAGCCAAGATTGCCACACATTTCGCGACTGCTCACACTGGCGAAAATGCCGTCGGTAAGACGAAAGATGAAgttgtaaaaaatgaaatggAAGAAAGAAAGAAGGAAGCCTTGGAAAAGGCTTTTTATAGTGATTTCTCCAATGAGAAAGTTGATATATTGAAAGTTATTCCTCCTGACAGTACAGAAGTCAATATTAGTAATTCGGTTATAAAATTCCCACTTAATACTTTTATTGATGAGAAACCTAAAGACAAAGGCGAAGAATTTGTGAAGAATAGGACAGATGTTCTTAGTAATATTGTCAGAAATACAGTCACACGTAACCAAGTGAATAGTGGGTTGAATACAATCCAGACATCTGATGGATTTTTGAATATGGGAGAGAACAGTAACAAGATTCATGTTCAGAAAGCAGTGGCGTTTATGAAACCATCTGGTAAAATACAAATGGAGAGAGAAGGTATTGACACATCTAATTGGAAATCGAGACATAATCAAGGAGAAAGACCTGGTGTACCAGATGGAGAACTTTATTACGAAGCTGAAGTTAATAATGCAGATATTCCGTTGCCTTCTCCGCTTAACAATGCGCCCGgcaaatttatttctaatggAGATGAGCAACTTGACGCCAATTATATTGACGAGTTACACATTAAAACTGGTACACTTGAACAAGTTCCCTGGAATGAATTTTCAGATCTTGTAAAACCAAGACTGAATTTGTATCCtaatgaagaagaaaagataCAGGAGATAACTGAATTGACTAATGCTATGGCTGAACAAAGAAAGAAGGAAGAACTTGActctataaaaatttattcttttacCAATCCTGATGGCGAAAAACACATCACTACTGTTCCACAATATGGAATCACAGAGACATTCGAAGAAGAGGAAGCAATGAAAAGATTGTCAAATATCGATcctgataaaaatatcgcGATAAGTGAAACGCCAACAGAAAGTAAGAAGGAACCAATAATTAATAGTTTAGATAATGTCCCAGACGATGAGATATTGGAGAAATATGTAGATAACACAATCGCAGAAGGAAAGGCCAAGCAAAAAGCTAATAGATTTGTAAGTCCAATCAATGGATTTACAAATCAAGaagataaagaaaaatcagAATTAGTACAGACAGagaaatttgatattaccAAGCACATGATCAATGACACCTCAGAAGCAAGTTTAGTGAAGAATGAAATGATTAAGAAGACCACTGCCTTTGCTAATGCTTTACATATTAGTAAAGAAGAATTTGTTGATTTAATTAAGAAGATACCTGATTCTACAATTTATAAGATGGACAAATTTAACTCCGAGCCTACGTCTAATCCAACAAAGATACTTGAAGAAGATTTCGTTAAAGTTTTGACTAATATTTCGTCCAATGTTTCGTCTTCAAACTTGAtaagttatatttttaatagcaTCTCTGTCGTAACTGGAAAGCCAAATAATGTGTCATCTACCATTCTTGAACAAAATATAGTCCCGAATTTGAAAATAGTTGAGAATGTCACGACTACAAGAACACCAAATGGTACTAATGTGACATCGACACTCGAGCCACCCAAGCCTGGATCTACAGTATTGAATGAAGTGGTTACTAGTGGAATGCCTAATATATCTACAGGACTTAATACAAGTTATCCTTATCCAGATCCTACTAAGAAACCCATAAGACAACAAGATAATATTGTGAGAAATCCAGGACCAAATCCATTAATAGTAGCTCGACCTCCTTATACGCAAAATACGAACACCTCTTTTAATATACCAAATTCGCCATCTAACGCTATACCGTCTTTAATACCTGAAGTAAGTACACAACTTCCACAAAGAACACCCACAAGACCACCAGGTACAGCGGGTACGGCAGGTACAGCAGGTACGCCTCCAAACAGAGGAACCGTCCCGGTATTAGCCCTTCAGCCCGATTTAGCACCAAGGCCGAGATTAGGAATAGCTTCATCTACCCAGAGATAA